AGATCTGGTAGTGTTGGATTGCTGCAGCGAGCCGATAATGGGGTCGGCGTTGTGAAAGAAGTATGTCGCTGGTTGGTCGGTCGGCCGCGGAGAGGTCACAACACCCTAGCCAGATTTAAGTAGAGTATTTAAACCTCACTGGGCAAAATTGCTTTGTACACTTCGttcatcttcaccatttACATCGAGTTCAACTCGAATTTTACATTCATTGTGGCGTATTTGTCTTAGAACAGAATCTGGTACATGTTATATAACTAGCTGCGCGATTACCGGACAATGACATGTGTAGAAACCAGACAAATCAAAACTCATTTCCTTTTAAACCGAAGACTCCAATAAAAGAAACAAATATGATACAGGAACCCTGCCAGAAAACCGCTTTGTCGGAAGCGAAGATTTATTTGCCACGACAAGTGTCAGAATTTGGCAAGTGAATTCCTGGAACGACTTAATCActctcgtcgctgtcatccttctcctgcttggACTTCCTtcgctccttcttctccttcttctccttcttcttgcgcttACGCTCAGCGCGCTCTTCAGCAGTTTCGCCTTCATGTCGCTTGCGCTTTTTCTTCTCATCGTCCTCCTTGGAGTCATCAATCTCCATCTTAGAATCGTTTTGCTCAGGCGAGGATTCTTCCTTGGGCGCGACGTCTTGCTTGGCAGCCACATCAACAGCGGGTTGTGCAGAGTCTTCTTCTGGTGCGCTATAATCCTTGTAGTCGGTCTTCCATTTGGCCGGGGTGGCTTCATTCATTCGTCCGTATTTCTGAAATCAAGGTTAGTATAACTAAATTTCATGCCTGCAAAGAGTGAATTTCCTTACGTCAAGTTTTCCGGACgacttgagcttcttcttttctaaCGCAACAGGACCCAACCCCCACCTGCGAGGGTACAGGTCACGTTCCATGATACAACGTTTAACCTTGGCAACGACGCCGTGGTCGCAGGTAGAAAGTTCCACGGTTGACATCTGGGCAATGCCGATTGCGATAGCCTCACCCTTGGTGGTCATAAGCACAACCTCCTCACCGAGCTCGATATTGGACTCTGTAATTGAGCTTAGCAACCCGAACTCACAGTACTAACGCTCAAATAGAATAGCTTACCAAAACGCAGGAGACCGGGAATCATAAGTTTAGCACCGTAGCAAACGGCGTTCACTGCACTGTCCTTCACGACGATACGCTTGTAAGTTGTGAGAAGAGACTCTAAGGGCTTGATGACTTTGCGCAGGTAGGTTTCATCTCGTTGATTATCGTATAGCCATTGGGCATCCAAGACGTCGTGCAGGGTGACCATGCCCTTGTTTTCATCCATAGCTCCACTTCGCACACGTCTCAGTTCCTGCATGTGCGCGCCAACACCAAGAAGAAGTCCAAGATGAACACAGAGGGTACGGATATAAGTACCAGCTTCACAGCTGACCCAGAAAACACCAAGGTGCCTATCATTGTCGAACTCGTAGAGCTTGCTCTCATGGATTGTCCTGATGCGAAGCTGGCGCTTGACTGCAGAAATCAAAGGTGGGCGCTGGAAGAGAGCACCTGTGAGAGTTTCGAGGGCGCGCTTGAATTGAGCCTCTCCACCAGGAATTCTGTCGTGGAGGCGGATAACACAAACATACTCTTTTCCGGCACCTTGCTGGGATTTGACCAAACGAGTAGCACGATCAATGCAAACAATCAAGCAACCAGTGACCTTGGGATCAAGTGTACCGCTGTGCCCAGTCTTTTCCGCCCTATTTCAACGAGAAGGATATTTTAGCACACTGTGTTTGAAAATGATTCCTTAAGACAAGATTTACCTCAGTATTCTCTTCATCCAAGCAACAACTTCATGACTGGACGGGTTTGAGGGCTTATCGAGGTTGATAACACCGGAATTTATGTACGATTTCAAGTCTCGCTTGAGGGGAGAGGATCCGGCGGGAATGGGAGTGAAATGTCCAGTCCTGACCATAACTAAAAAGTGAGATCAGTAACAGCTACTTCTGCCAAATGTAACAAGAATTCAAGCAAAAGATTTATAGAgaccgaagaagaggattAACAAAACATACGCTTCTCATAATTTttgagcagcagcggccaGTCTTCCGTGCTAatgttggaggttgaagccTCCGGCTTGATTGTGTAGTCCACCGCTTCCATGGCCATTGCGACTGCTATTAATAACAGGCTGGCTCACTGTAGGTAAGGAAGACTGCTGaatgttggtgttgaggaaaAGTACGAGAAATGCACTCCCTGGGCCCAAGATTTTGTTCTGTTCcgagtgaagaagatccagaaaaATTTCAAGTGCGACAAGAGCTCCAGTGACCAATCGGGTTAGCGAATACAAAACTTCTAGTCACGTGCCATCCTCCGAGCTCAAAAGAAAAATTGAGATTCATTACTCCGTACATTTATGACAAAAAGCATAGAATATGCAAGTGCAGGTTTTAGCATCAAGAACTTAGACTGTATTGTATATTCATTGATTTTGCAACTTTGCTGATGGTTTATGACGGGTAGCTTGGTACACGCTCTAATTTCCACCGAGTCTGCGACCTGAGCCTCTGCTATCCCAGACAGTTCGGACAGACGACGCCCAACCCCGGGGACCATTCTCTCCTTCGTTCGGAGGCCGGTAGGCTTGACCGTACACGCGTTCCTGGCCTCCTCGCAACGACCCGGTAAACCACCTTTGAATGAATGCTGGTGTGACAATATAATTCTTCCCTCCACCAAAAGTTGGATATATGCGGGTCACAAAGTCATACAAGTGGGCGGCCACTATTCCAGTGAATTCAATAGACGCGGGATACCACCCCTTCATAACGAAAGTTAGGGCAAGCCTCGCCCAAGGCAGAAATAAGGTGGGTATCTCGACTACGAAGAACATGGTTCTAGTACCCTTGTTATCCTGAGAGTACGTGTAGGCGAATGCCAGGATCAAGGCTGAAGGAAATTAGCATCGGACAAGATATAAATCTCGCAACAAACTCACCCTGCGTGAATACCCCGGCTCCCAAGTAAAAACCTGCGGTAAGCTTCACGCTGTTAGCATTGGCCGGGGTAAACTGGCGTCGCTGCAACTGAGTGGGAAGGCATAAGTGTTACAAGTCAGGTATATGGCTATGTAGGAGCACTGTCTAGAGTAGTGTAGGGCACCAAAACCACCTGCGTAAACTGGTTCATTACGCAGGCTATCTCACTGGTAGTCCCACCTCACCCACACGTACATGGCCCTGTAAGGATCAAAGAAGTAGGTACCATATGCAATGCAGGGGTGATCTTCCTCGGTTCCAGGAACCGCTTCAGCTAGAATGTGGCTGGGCGGGCAGATATGCGAGGTTTGATATAAGGCATGAAGCAAAAAGTAGAGTGTATAACAGGGATAATAAATGGTAATTTATCTGGTAGATACATTATACCAGGGTATCTTGGACTTACCATGATAACAGACGCAATGAAAAGCACATAGACGAAAAAGCTTCCAGGATTTCTGAATCGAGGCGAGCCAAATTCAAGTCTGCTGGAATATGTGTACACTACGGTACATTAGCGCAAACGACAAGAAACCCCCATGTTGACCGGCATACTGAAATAAAGGTCAAACACAAAATTCAGCTTTGGATCTGTCAAGAGATACGGAGTGCACAACCTCCATATCTCGGGACAAAAATTCAAAAGAAGTCGAGGAATAAAGGGGACAAAATAGTAGCTGAGGGTTTGACTGTGAACTAATGCCGACTCAATAAATGTGAGTGCAGTAAGTGTCCTGGTTGAACCATAAATTAGAAGAGAAACAACCTCTAGAGGGGAATGGTACATACCTGGCGACGGGAGGAAGAGCCCGAAAGTCATCCATTGCTGCTGAGATAAGTAATGAATTCAAATAACGATCTATATCAAATTGAATATCGTGATCCGTGGGATTGCCCTCGTCGTTGACACCACATTCTGTGTCTAGGTACCACTAAATTGTTTGTGGGACAACAAATGACCAAAGCCGATGGCTGAGAAgaaatggaggaaaaggGGATCGACCTCGACATTTAAGCGACTGTCTGGCCTTTTTGGTAGATTATTATTCCGTTCCGCTAGAGCCTTGCCGACCCACAATACGGAGTAGTACTACATATACTACATAAGGTAAGAGTAAAGCTGCGGCAGAGTATGGTCGGCTCTTCTGTTTAGAGGTAAACAGTATCTGCACTGCTATTCTAATTTCACTGAGACATTCACCGAGATAGCTGTTGTATCGTTTGTCATCCAATGCATAGAACGCAGACTATGTGATAGGCAATGAACAATGGTAAGAACGCCATCGAAATTTTCTGCTTTATATGCCGTGTGATTGGTGGGTGTACTGAGTAATTTTAAGGTGTCTATAATGTACTTTACACTTTCTCCTAGCTTATCATTGGTATGAAGCGTAGGGCCAATCTGCAACGCCGCCAACGTGAGCAGTGCCTCGGACGGCTGCACCTCCGTCTTTTGCCTCGATCCAGACGTCCCAGGCGTTTTCTCTGGTTGGTTTTGGCTTGCCACATATAGTTAACTCCTCTTCCACATAGAGGGGTGCCAGATTTTTGTAATCAATGTCGCTGATAGTCAGGCCAGTCCCATGTAGATGGTGGCGAAGGGCCGTAAGAAGAAGAGCCAATGTCAAAGGACCATGCACAAGTAGGTTCCGATAGCCTTCGACGTCTCGTGTGTAATCCTTATCAAGATGAATTAAATGTGCATTGAAAGTTAGGGCCGAGAAACGGAAAAGTAGCGCCCTAGTAGGCTTGATCTGATAGCGAAACTTCGGGTTTGTGGGAGCTTTGATGGGGCCAGAGCGGGTTAGCTGCTTCACTCTGTAGCATTAGTTGAGTTCTACACACATTTAATTGTTTTGGAGACCTGAGAGAACTTCGCCTTATCCCGGTCTAATTGGTCGGCGGTTTTATCGCGCATGAACATCAAGTTCCTGCCCTCGACGACTGGGGCGTGCTCTCCCATATCCTTGTTATCACTCCTCCATATTCGTTTCCTTATGTCATTTTCAGTCTCGCCTTCCCCCACGGTGTTTATTTGCCTCTCTATTTTGACAAatattttctcttctccctgtTGGCCTTTGACAATAACATCGCGGATTCCCTCAATACATACGGCGCGGTGGCCGCTTAGCATCAGTTTATTTGTATCTGCAAATTTAACCCCACCGCCGACCCATAGGCGCCTATTGAAAGGCGCACCAGGAGAATGTAGGGTATCGGTGCCGTCGGGTAAGAGCTGGGACGGCGTGACTTGTGGAGGGAAGTAGACTAGGTGGTGGGCCGGCGGTAAAGGCGAAGGCCGACTGATAGTTGGAAGAGTGGTTTGTGTTCGAGGGAATGTGTCTAAATTGGGAAAGAGGCCTGTTAATGTTAGATCCAAGAGGTGGGAgggctgaggatgaagataatCAAAGAATAAAGGAAGCTGGCGGGATGTCAAATCTTGGTATAAACGTTCCGGTAGCGAGGAGGCATACCCTCGTCTCGCACAAGAATTGCCCCGCTGATTAGCTAAGCCTAGAGGCCGTGATAtcgtcgccttcttcatggcgGTAGCCTCGTGGCAGTAGTTGTACGATCTCAAAAGGCCCATATGACATTATTCCACAGCTCTGTGGCGGAAGTTTGACTTGTTTGTTTACCAATACAATACCGTACCGGTACCCCAGAGCATCCCACAAATGATCTGCAGGTTGAGTTAAGACAGAAATAATGCTCGAACGCCGAGGCCTCGTTGCACTGGGCCTCAGCCAAAGCAGGGAGTCTTTCACCATCACTACGATCGAAAGGGAGACCTGTTGATGACTCCATGGCTCCTCTCAAAGTAACGTTCCTAGGGCCCGCGGCATCGTTTTCACACCAGGTCAGGCACAACCAATTCGCAATTGAAGCCCTTCGGCGTCGTTAATAAAGGATTCCAGGCCGCCGTTGAGACATTTGGGAGCTCCGTTGAGCTTATACCTTGTCTATCGT
This genomic interval from Aspergillus puulaauensis MK2 DNA, chromosome 7, nearly complete sequence contains the following:
- the cbf5 gene encoding pseudouridine synthase CBF5 (BUSCO:EOG0926273Q;~COG:J;~EggNog:ENOG410PFV3;~InterPro:IPR012960,IPR020103,IPR032819,IPR004802, IPR002501,IPR015947,IPR004521,IPR002478;~PFAM:PF16198,PF08068,PF01509,PF01472;~go_function: GO:0003723 - RNA binding [Evidence IEA];~go_function: GO:0009982 - pseudouridine synthase activity [Evidence IEA];~go_process: GO:0001522 - pseudouridine synthesis [Evidence IEA];~go_process: GO:0006396 - RNA processing [Evidence IEA];~go_process: GO:0009451 - RNA modification [Evidence IEA]) gives rise to the protein MAMEAVDYTIKPEASTSNISTEDWPLLLKNYEKLMVRTGHFTPIPAGSSPLKRDLKSYINSGVINLDKPSNPSSHEVVAWMKRILRAEKTGHSGTLDPKVTGCLIVCIDRATRLVKSQQGAGKEYVCVIRLHDRIPGGEAQFKRALETLTGALFQRPPLISAVKRQLRIRTIHESKLYEFDNDRHLGVFWVSCEAGTYIRTLCVHLGLLLGVGAHMQELRRVRSGAMDENKGMVTLHDVLDAQWLYDNQRDETYLRKVIKPLESLLTTYKRIVVKDSAVNAVCYGAKLMIPGLLRFESNIELGEEVVLMTTKGEAIAIGIAQMSTVELSTCDHGVVAKVKRCIMERDLYPRRWGLGPVALEKKKLKSSGKLDKYGRMNEATPAKWKTDYKDYSAPEEDSAQPAVDVAAKQDVAPKEESSPEQNDSKMEIDDSKEDDEKKKRKRHEGETAEERAERKRKKKEKKEKKERRKSKQEKDDSDESD
- a CDS encoding uncharacterized protein (COG:S;~EggNog:ENOG410PPP7;~InterPro:IPR007599;~PFAM:PF04511;~TransMembrane:2 (i92-125o137-156i)) — translated: MDDFRALPPVARTLTALTFIESALVHSQTLSYYFVPFIPRLLLNFCPEIWRLCTPYLLTDPKLNFVFDLYFMYTYSSRLEFGSPRFRNPGSFFVYVLFIASVIMLTAGFYLGAGVFTQALILAFAYTYSQDNKGTRTMFFVVEIPTLFLPWARLALTFVMKGWYPASIEFTGIVAAHLYDFVTRIYPTFGGGKNYIVTPAFIQRWFTGSLRGGQERVYGQAYRPPNEGENGPRGWASSVRTVWDSRGSGRRLGGN
- a CDS encoding uncharacterized protein (COG:S;~EggNog:ENOG410PP7B;~InterPro:IPR029069), translating into MKKATISRPLGLANQRGNSCARRGYASSLPERLYQDLTSRQLPLFFDYLHPQPSHLLDLTLTGLFPNLDTFPRTQTTLPTISRPSPLPPAHHLVYFPPQVTPSQLLPDGTDTLHSPGAPFNRRLWVGGGVKFADTNKLMLSGHRAVCIEGIRDVIVKGQQGEEKIFVKIERQINTVGEGETENDIRKRIWRSDNKDMGEHAPVVEGRNLMFMRDKTADQLDRDKAKFSQVSKTIKSPTNPKFRYQIKPTRALLFRFSALTFNAHLIHLDKDYTRDVEGYRNLLVHGPLTLALLLTALRHHLHGTGLTISDIDYKNLAPLYVEEELTICGKPKPTRENAWDVWIEAKDGGAAVRGTAHVGGVADWPYASYQ